From Lycium ferocissimum isolate CSIRO_LF1 chromosome 12, AGI_CSIRO_Lferr_CH_V1, whole genome shotgun sequence, one genomic window encodes:
- the LOC132040553 gene encoding uncharacterized protein LOC132040553, with the protein MFTILQVLRIRFGKAKFGDSWIAICQACEHNFQQKDSTIVKWIRPQMNTIKLNSDGSCLNGKCGGGGIVRDYNGRVIFAYAIPLERGTSNLAEAAALLFMDCHCALGMDSIQFVGETDSLLIANCINKQWKITWMISDLIENIQTIVEDKEFLITHCYREANKPADKLASLRHESDLIQIFNSHPEIPTSVKGLINMDRWNIPTFRIKNVKDRNIIFDPT; encoded by the coding sequence ATGTTCACTATTCTGCAGGTACTCAGAATCAGATTTGGTAAGGCAAAATTTGGAGACTCATGGATAGCTATCTGCCAAGCATGTGAGCATAACTTTCAACAAAAAGACTCAACAATTGTGAAATGGATTAGACCCCAAATGAACACCATCAAGCTAAACAGTGATGGGAGCTGTCTTAATGGAAAGTGTGGAGGAGGAGGAATTGTCAGAGACTACAATGGAAGGGTCATTTTTGCCTATGCTATCCCTTTAGAGCGTGGAACTAGCAACTTAGCAGAAGCGGCTGCATTGCTTTTTATGGACTGTCATTGTGCTCTAGGAATGGATTCAATTCAGTTTGTGGGGGAGACTGACTCTCTACTCATTGCTAACTGCATAAATAAGCAGTGGAAGATCACTTGGATGATTTCTGACCTAATTGAGAACATTCAGACTATAGTTGAAGATAAGGAATTTCTCATCACACACTGCTACAGAGAAGCAAATAAACCAGCTGACAAATTAGCCTCTCTTAGACATGAGAGTGatttaattcaaattttcaactcTCATCCTGAAATTCCTACTTCCGTAAAAGGCCTCATAAACATGGACAGATGGAACATACCCACCTTTAGAATCAAGAATGTCAAGGACAGAAACATTATTTTTGATCCTACATAG